One Solanum pennellii chromosome 9, SPENNV200 DNA segment encodes these proteins:
- the LOC107031564 gene encoding uncharacterized protein LOC107031564, which yields MATTGGSISLSSFPSSSFCRKPKPILPADSLELRHLKTCKNLVCFAAQESSSLTVAEEKKEAQTAEEKPKPKAKAKAPDKPLHQMMEENVIPSLKAILESQNDILELELSFNENKLEGSFLKKGNPYSFWAFFPDGLTGPKGFSLSSYGSGASTVEPFLVDEKKITAKHVVFWVEKRLAAQGIIPVWKE from the exons ATGGCAACAACAGGAGGTTCTATTTCACTTTCTAGCTTCCCTTCATCATCTTTTTGCCGTAAACCTAAACCCATATTGCCTGCTGATTCACTTGAACTAAGACACctcaaaacatgcaaaaatctTGTCTGCTTTGCAGCCCAAGAATCTTCATCTCTAACTG TTGCTGAGGAGAAGAAAGAGGCTCAGACTGCTGAAGAAAAACCAAAGCCAAAGGCAAAGGCAAAGGCTCCAGACAAGCCTCTACATCAGATGATGGAGGAGAATGTTATACCTTCACTCAAAGCAATTCTTGAATCTCAAAATGACATCCTTGAGCTTGAGCTATCGTTTAATGAAAACAAA CTGGAGGGCTCATTTCTAAAGAAGGGCAATCCATATTCATTTTGGGCATTCTTTCCAGATGGACTCACAG GTCCTAAAGGTTTCTCTTTGTCCTCCTATGGTTCTGGCGCGAGCACTGTGGAACCTTTTCTCGttgatgagaaaaaaataacagCAAAGCATGTTGTTTTCTGGGTAGAGAAGCGCTTAGCTGCCCAAGGAATTATTCCTGTCTGGAAAGAATAA